The DNA sequence GATCTGCTGTAGTGAAGGCTCGCCAAAGTGAATTGTTTTTCCATAGACATTGCCCAATTGGGTCATCACTTGTGCCAATGGAATCTTGTCCATTGTTAACATACCATGGTTAACAGCCGTATTTTCCGACTTATCGAGTACTTCTTTTGCTTGTTTTTGTACGTTGGGTGTCTGGTGCGCGATTAGGTGAAATGCCTCATCAAATAAGATTCGTTCGCCTTGTGTACTCAAGATGGTTCGGTTCATCACAGCCTGCATCGTAATCGGCGCTACCGCCACCTTGCCGGTATGCAAGGTGACCGATGTACGTTGGTTTTTTTCGAGTGTATTGATGGTGAATGAAGTCCCTAAAGCGGTCGTCTTCGTCGCGCCGGCATACACGGTGAATGGTCTTGCTGCGTCTTTGGCCACATCGAAATAGGCCTTTCCTGCTAGATGTAATTCTCTACTGCTCGGTGAGAAGCTACTTAGATAAGTCAATCTGGCTTGCGAATAGAGTTTCACTGTAGATCCATCGGGAAGCGTAAAATGCCGAGGCTGCTTGCTCTCATTGACCAAGACAGTCGACGACGTGTCGGGTAGCGGTGCAACAGCTACAATAGGGTTATTGGTAAGGTTATCTGGAGCGCTACTAAACCATACCTGCCAGCTAAACACACCGCAGAAAAGTAGTACTGCTGCTGCGATAGCGTACCTTGCCAATTGCTGACGTTGACGCATGCGCCTTAGCGTGCATAGTTTATCTCGGCTGTCGGCCGCCATCAACTCCTGCAGACGGGCAGACATCTGTTCGCTAGGAATAGCGGAGTGTGGGAGATCGTCGGTATACGATTTCCAAGCATCATCCGTAAATAAACGTTCGACGA is a window from the Sphingobacterium sp. lm-10 genome containing:
- a CDS encoding FecR domain-containing protein; the encoded protein is MKSKKRASPNREWTDRERQLREYLWNDPGIVERLFTDDAWKSYTDDLPHSAIPSEQMSARLQELMAADSRDKLCTLRRMRQRQQLARYAIAAAVLLFCGVFSWQVWFSSAPDNLTNNPIVAVAPLPDTSSTVLVNESKQPRHFTLPDGSTVKLYSQARLTYLSSFSPSSRELHLAGKAYFDVAKDAARPFTVYAGATKTTALGTSFTINTLEKNQRTSVTLHTGKVAVAPITMQAVMNRTILSTQGERILFDEAFHLIAHQTPNVQKQAKEVLDKSENTAVNHGMLTMDKIPLAQVMTQLGNVYGKTIHFGEPSLQQIQYTGTVDLAKEKLADVLAIICLINDLRYTVQEDGSYLLLRQAKPEEINSIHQIDTIKQ